A region from the uncultured Sunxiuqinia sp. genome encodes:
- a CDS encoding DUF4282 domain-containing protein, giving the protein MKMKHAILIALIGTVLSLIEKVIIVIKYVVILGSSVDNMRMVLGIFFLIGLLIFFSVLYSKQIKEDPKNINQSPVISPNSAEQQKSSSVFAEYMSFKRMISLTVVPIIYVLGIIAIVAISSALIYSGIVDEGAEHLVLEGFGLLTIGNILWRLTCEGWTSLIRMASLFFMKEKNYDRKV; this is encoded by the coding sequence ATGAAAATGAAACACGCAATATTAATTGCACTAATTGGCACAGTTTTATCTCTTATTGAAAAAGTAATTATTGTGATAAAATACGTAGTTATCCTTGGGTCTTCTGTTGATAACATGCGTATGGTTCTTGGTATCTTTTTTCTAATTGGGCTATTAATATTCTTCAGTGTATTATATAGCAAACAAATAAAAGAAGATCCCAAAAACATTAATCAATCGCCGGTCATCAGCCCAAACAGTGCTGAACAACAAAAGTCTTCATCAGTATTCGCAGAATACATGTCATTTAAAAGGATGATATCATTAACCGTTGTTCCAATCATTTATGTACTTGGTATTATAGCAATTGTTGCCATAAGTAGTGCTTTAATTTACAGTGGCATTGTTGATGAAGGAGCAGAACATTTAGTATTGGAAGGTTTTGGATTGCTTACAATTGGAAATATTCTTTGGAGACTAACCTGCGAAGGTTGGACATCGTTAATCCGAATGGCCTCTTTATTTTTCATGAAGGAGAAGAACTATGACCGAAAAGTGTAA